Proteins encoded by one window of Drosophila melanogaster chromosome X:
- the Idgf4 gene encoding imaginal disc growth factor 4, isoform A has product MKLYALFSLLVGSLAIGQISAAGSHHLLCYYDGNSFVREGLSKLILTDLEPALQYCTHLVYGYAGINPSSNKLVSNNEKLDLDLGSSLFRQVTGLKRKYPALKVLLSVGGDKDTVDPENNKYLTLLESSNARIPFINSAHSLVKTYGFDGLDLGWQFPKNKPKKVHGSIGKFWKGFKKIFSGDHVVDEKAEEHKEAFTALVRELKNAFRPDGYILGLSVLPNVNSSLFFDVPAIINNLDYVNLHTYDFQTPERNNEVADFPAPIYELNERNPEFNVNYQVKYWTGNRAPAAKINVGIATYGRAWKLTKDSGLTGLPPVAEADGVAPAGTQTQIPGLLSWPEVCAKLPNPANQHLKGADGPLRKVGDPTKRFGSYAYRSADDSGENGVWVGYEDPDTAAIKAEYVKREGLGGIAVVDLSFDDFRGGCTGHDKFPILRQVKSKL; this is encoded by the exons ATGAAGCTCTACGCCCTGTTCTCCCTTCTGGTGGGATCTTTGGCCATTGGTCAGATTTCCGCCGCCGGATCTCATCATCTACTTTGTTACTATGACGGCAACAGTTTTGTCCGCGAGG GCCTCTCCAAGCTGATCCTAACCGATCTGGAGCCCGCCCTGCAGTACTGCACCCATCTGGTCTACGGATATGCCGGCATTAATCCCTCGAGCAACAAGCTGGTCAGCAACAATGAGAAATTGGACCTGGATCTGGGCAGCAGCCTGTTCCGCCAGGTGACCGGATTGAAGCGCAAGTACCCAGCCCTCAAGGTCCTGCTTAGCGTGGGTGGCGACAAGGACACCGTGGATCCAGAGAACAACAAGTATCTGACCCTGCTGGAGAGCAGCAATGCCAGGATTCCGTTCATCAACAGTGCTCACTCGCTGGTGAAGACCTACGGTTTCGATGGCCTCGATCTCGGCTGGCAGTTCCCCAAGAATAAGCCAAAGAAGGTGCACGGCAGCATTGGCAAGTTCTGGAAGGGATTCAAGAAGATCTTCAGCGGTGATCATGTCGTCGACGAGAAGGCCGAGGAGCACAAGGAGGCCTTCACCGCCCTGGTTCGCGAACTGAAGAACGCCTTCCGTCCCGATGGCTACATCCTGGGTCTCAGTGTCCTGCCCAATGTGAACTCTTCGC TGTTCTTCGATGTGCCCGCTATTATCAATAACTTGGACTACGTGAACCTGCACACCTACGACTTCCAGACCCCCGAGCGCAACAACGAGGTGGCCGACTTCCCGGCACCGATCTACGAGCTGAACGAGCGCAATCCGGAGTTCAATGTCAACTACCAGGTGAAATACTGGACCGGAAACCGTGCTCCGGCCGCTAAGATTAACGTGGGCATTGCCACCTATGGACGTGCCTGGAAATTGACCAAGGATTCGGGACTGACTGGACTTCCACCGGTTGCCGAGGCTGATGGTGTGGCTCCTGCCGGAACCCAGACCCAGATACCCGGACTTCTTAGCTGGCCAGAGGTGTGCGCCAAGCTCCCAAATCCCGCCAATCAGCATCTGAAGGGCGCCGATGGTCCGCTGCGAAAGGTTGGTGATCCGACCAAGCGCTTTGGAAGCTATGCCTACCGCTCCGCCGACGACAGCGGTGAAAACGGAGTCTGGGTGGGCTACGAGGATCCCGATACGGCGGCCATCAA